The Trichoderma asperellum chromosome 6, complete sequence region GATTCCCTTGTTCGTTGGTATGCTTATCGCTTGTTATCGGCAATCTTTGTCGCGGGGGTTCTCGGTGGCGGGGCAAGGCACGAAGATgcgaaagaaaagggaggaCGATGGAGGAAGGGAGTGATGAGaaaatgaagatgagagtCTTTCCTCTGAcaatctccagctccagagcAGATGTTTGCAGGACCAGGTTTTATAGAACAAGAGAAAGCGCAGAAGTTACTGCATTCAAGCTGCCAAATTCCTGCCACATGGCTCGCAGCGCCCCATAAAATTCACACAGCGGGCTGCTAGTGCAGTCCATTGGCGGGTTTGCGGGTCTGAGCATCGGTGAATTGGCGAATGGTGAATGGCGAATACATAATGGCTAAGGAGATGTTGCAGACGGGGATTAGGAATCGCACCAGGCTTGGGAATGTGATTGTCCTTGTCACTTCTGGCTGTCACATTATGCACACGGTACGGCCATCGATCTCGATTGCTGCAGTTGTGTAAGGACCTATTGCAGTAATATTTCCATCTCGAGTTAGCATCCAATACTGCTCCATAGTGTGTGATGGAATTCACCCATCTTACCCTAGAAATCTTTTGATAGTCGTGAACACCTTCACGTATAACTTTACAAGGCATTGCTATGATGATGAAACGGCTCGAAAATGATATTACAAGCTGGTTATCCCGCGGCTATATGGAGAAAACGGTAAAACGTAGTGCATCTATTCGATATTCCCTAAATCTTCAATTAAGAGAAGCCCCTCTATTCAAAGACAACATTGTTATCTTCCCACATCTCGGCTTATTGACCCAAACGCTAAAGTATTCCTAGCCAAACAGCAAACCCCCGTTCCATTCTTCACACTCGCTATACAAGTACCCATCGCTTAccgctctcttcatcacaCAATTGTAAACGTCACCAGTCCGCAGAGCCAACCAGTCCCAACCAAGTAGACTCAAGCCACCACTGTCTGTACAGACGAAGCCGCCATCGAAGCCACCGCCGTCTGTGCAGATGAAATCCCATGCAGCTCAATTCCTTCCTCTTGCGGCTGATGCTGAGCCGGATCCTCTCTCTTAACACAGCAGATCCAGCGAATGCCATTGACCAACCACCTCCATGTTTTGCGAGCAGGAACTCTGATGATATTAGGCATATCGAagttacttttataaatgcCAAACAAGAGCACTATGAACAATATTGCTCCGATGGTGGAGAAGCCAATTTCCATGGCTGTCAagtcgccatcttcttcgcgtTCAACGGTCGAATCGCGTTGATGGCTGAGATTTATGTTAGCTACAGTCATAAGGCAGGTGGGAGAGCGAGAAACATACGAACCCATGTCGTCCATGGTTGTTAGGTAATTCACGGAAGACAAACGTGGGATGTAAAAATGGTTAGTAAGAAGATGACACTCGACGTGTGAAGCGATTAATCACAAAGGCTTGAGTAAATTATTATGTAGAATGTTTACTGTTCTATATCTCGAGTAGTTACAGGttggagaaagagaggcTGTTATTACCTCTGACATAAAGTCTGAATCTAAAAGGCAGTGACGAAGTTCAGATATGAGCCCCTGTCTTTTCTAGAGTATATAGGTAGTTCCTTGACTGGAAGAACCTCTTTCTTCAAAATTCACTATTGGACGCCACTTCCCAATCCCTAGTATGCTAGGAAAGATGCTGGTGACCAGATAAACCAGGAACAATGCCAGTATTGACAGCTTGAGCCGAGAGAAAAGCTCTTTCTAGCAGATAGCTCCAAACAGCGTGTTTAttaagacaaaaagaaagaaagaaaaaaaaaaaaaagaaaagaaaagaaaagaaaagaaaagtcgaaaacaataaaaatagaaacgCAGTATAACTTTCATCACGCCGTAATCCAATCTCCATCCATCTAGATAATCACCCACAACAGAAACTTCCCAGCACCGGCGCTCATGTACATCTCTTCACCTCCAGATCTCCTTCCGAAAGCCCTCCGTCAGCCTCTCATCCTCGCCATAAATCTCTTGCCATCCCGTGAATCCTTGCTCCAGGATACACACTTCCTGCTCCTTGGGAGGCTCCTCGCCCAACGACGCCAGCAGAGCGTCTCTCTCGCGGAGATACTTGAGCGCGGAGAAGGGCCCCCGCTGCTGGCTGAGCGCGCAGTGGAAGATGACtgccttcttgtccttgactTTGCGGATGAGGGTGGGCATCAGGGCGTCTAGCTGGTTGCAGGGGATGTTGGTTGATCCCTTGATGTGGCCGCCGATGTAGTCTGCGTGAGAGTGTTAGTCTAGGTTTTTCATGTGCTTATATCCAAGGTGGGTAGGGATTTGATTTTCAGTGTTTGCCTCTTTATCTTTATAAACAAGAATTCCACTGaattcttttcatttctccAAAAGGCCCTCACATGATAAAGGGGAATAGGGAGGCATGTGCGCCGCTACATACCAACATCTCGAACATCAATCACCGCAAAGCTTGGCTCTGCCTTGTCCTGTTCCCCGAGAATCTTGTCAGAAAGCGTCTTTGCAGACACCCTCTTCAGCGACGCAACAGTGTAGCTCGACATGCTCCTAGCCACGgcaaaattattttttaacgCAAAAGTCTGAAGCAagttcatatatatatataaaagaaaaaagacagcCAAGGCTCTAGCTTTTTGGAGGTTGTTCTGTGTTGTCAAGTCGAGATAAAGCTAAGCTGGAGCCAAGAGGTTTAAAAAGAAGTgccgaaaaggaaaaggcgtACCTGGACCCTACGCTAAGCTGCCTCCCCGCCACGGTTCACTGCCACTACCATTAGCCCCGTCCCAGCCGTGCGATACGGCGTACATGGCTGCCGCCTGCAAGATGGGCATCTGACCAGAAATTCTGTAACAAACCAGGGGTTTTGTGTGCGTGAAATGTGTCCATGCCCAAAATGCCCCGATTCCTGGCGGGGGTGAGGCGGGCCGAATGGCAGCTCACCAATTCGACTTGTAGATGATGATTTGGCTTCGtcacgagctgctgctgctgggctttgGATTAGGAAGAGATGAGAGAATACAAAATTCGATAACTTTATTGATTATATTGAATTTAAGGGTATTATTTCTTTGCATGCATCCCCTTAACTCCTTCGTGTAAAAAATGGTAGAacaaagacgatgaagagattAATAGCCGCCTTCCTCCCTTTTCGTCTCTCCCGTCATGTATCGTTGAAAAAGTCGTGGTTTAATTGCCAACCCCGCCACcgaaaaaataaacaaggaagcaaacaaaaagaagaagcaaaaacgCGACTCCTGCAGAAAACGATATAGTGTATCATCATACGTCCACACCTGTTTTTACGCCTAGATACTCCGAGGTTACCTCCACCTCATGCCTTACCAACCCACCCTGCGTTGCTGAAGAAATCAAATAGTCTCGCCCCCTTCTGAGAATCCAGCCGGCAAATCTCCTtggcttgtttcttcttcagtGTTCCATTACCCCTAATGGCTTCCTTGAGGATTTGCTCCTTGATCATCAAGTATGGCTTCGGCTGAAGGCGCACCACCTCACaaagcttggcttcttctggcGTGAGGAGGTGCAAATCGGGAGCGTTCTCCTGCGTCAACTGCAAGGGCTGCACGCCAGAGATGGGCTGCGGGATATACTTTTGTTTGGTCGGACTGTGGCCGTTGACGCTGTTGACACCATTTATGCCGTTTACGCCATTTGCGTGACCATTAGTCAGAGGTTTGGCATCTTCACCATTCGTCTCTCCGTTGGCTTGTGCGGGACGAAGTGGCAGCTCAGGGGCAATGAGCAGAGCGGCTCCGCTTGGAGGCTCAGGAGGAGGTGGTGCCTTTGAACGCTGAGAGGAcgccagcctctctctaTCCATAGACCCCATAGGTATGGACTTTTGTATCCGAGAAGCCTTTTCCGTCTCGTACTTTTCGCCGCTTCGTAAATCTCCAATGCGGAGACTGCGCCACTCTTGGAGCTGAGCAATAGCTTGTCTCAGATTTAGCTCATCCTGCAAACCTTGTGTGAAATCTTCAAAGTCCTTGTGGTTCATGATACGGCCAAACGGCTTTGCCCTCTGTAGGAgatccttttcttccttggtcttcctcttttccagTTTTGTGTTTTCTCGATAATCCAACAGATTATGCTCGAAAATAACCTTTTTGCGCTCCACACGCTGTGTCAGCCGGCAGTTGTAGATTTCCATAACCGTCAACTTCAGCTCCATCTCGGGCTCCAGCTCTCCTGTCCGCGGGTTGAGTCCGTCGCCAGGGTCGAACTGCATCAGTTGCActgcctcttctgcctcgTTGGCGTACTCTGTTTCAAACTCGAGACGGCCAGGCATGTAGCCCTGAATCTCGTGACAGCTAGGCACACTGGCGGTGGGCTTTGTTTTGGGTTGTAGGGCTGGTGCATTCTTGGAAGCCTCTCTTCGCTCCTCAATGCGCCGCTTCTTGCGCGACTGGAACTCTTCTCGTGGGATTTCATTTGCGAGCTCGCAGTCATGGGGGCTGCATCTTTTGGGGAGGGGGAAGTTGGGCGAGTCGACAAATGTTTTTAGATAGTGATCGCGCACTTCGTCCTTTTCGCGGAAGCCGCCGATGTGGTCAGCGATATCCGCCCATGATCCAAGGCCATATATCTCGGCaccctccagcagcagcagttctTCGTCGGCACCCCATTCTCGGGCAAAGATGGGAAACGAATTCTGCTCGATTACACGGAACGAGTGCGTTGCGGGATCGTGGGTGTTGCGCGACTCTCCCTTGCCAAAGCAAGGCACGCAGAGGTCGAAGTCAGAACATGCAGGGTCGGCACATCTAATGCGGACCTATAAGCCAGCAGGACGTGAGTCAGCAACCATTCAGCGCACGGCGTGGGTAGGGCGGGCtataaaagagagagctgcAAGCAGAGCTGCAGGATTGACTTACCGTGGAAG contains the following coding sequences:
- a CDS encoding uncharacterized protein (BUSCO:EOG092D274B), with protein sequence MGVIRKKTATRGGEGGVKYVCDVCSCDITSTVRIRCADPACSDFDLCVPCFGKGESRNTHDPATHSFRVIEQNSFPIFAREWGADEELLLLEGAEIYGLGSWADIADHIGGFREKDEVRDHYLKTFVDSPNFPLPKRCSPHDCELANEIPREEFQSRKKRRIEERREASKNAPALQPKTKPTASVPSCHEIQGYMPGRLEFETEYANEAEEAVQLMQFDPGDGLNPRTGELEPEMELKLTVMEIYNCRLTQRVERKKVIFEHNLLDYRENTKLEKRKTKEEKDLLQRAKPFGRIMNHKDFEDFTQGLQDELNLRQAIAQLQEWRSLRIGDLRSGEKYETEKASRIQKSIPMGSMDRERLASSQRSKAPPPPEPPSGAALLIAPELPLRPAQANGETNGEDAKPLTNGHANGVNGINGVNSVNGHSPTKQKYIPQPISGVQPLQLTQENAPDLHLLTPEEAKLCEVVRLQPKPYLMIKEQILKEAIRGNGTLKKKQAKEICRLDSQKGARLFDFFSNAGWVGKA
- a CDS encoding uncharacterized protein (TransMembrane:1 (o26-44i)) gives rise to the protein MDDMGSHQRDSTVEREEDGDLTAMEIGFSTIGAILFIVLLFGIYKSNFDMPNIIRVPARKTWRWLVNGIRWICCVKREDPAQHQPQEEGIELHGISSAQTAVASMAASSVQTVVA